One window of the Syngnathus typhle isolate RoL2023-S1 ecotype Sweden linkage group LG21, RoL_Styp_1.0, whole genome shotgun sequence genome contains the following:
- the ptpro gene encoding receptor-type tyrosine-protein phosphatase O isoform X4 → MLSMSILPASQPASGEGSARCLLCFQVIAAFRVRVSEAGQIAADLETSDLRENVTAYAAQISGEPRPAVLPFGEPGRPVLFNASFHGLRYSVGLLLQRGLLWSRPVESVSLLTRPLPVSSVHISDYKDSPETGVVFDIDTPAGNLFSRVNISYSEGSERRSMLYKDFYEGKTVFKHWLPGVCYRNVTFQLISEASAYQTAQSDITHMPVHHRTVPYPPLDISWSVVDLSQSPTRESRPAAIGRRSRDVPGTQEEEPKTSEEPPLARNRSAGAESTDARDRWPDSAAETSAGSEDEFVNGEALEYEDSNDAGSAMALPAESLVLPAKMFPVLLELRWLPPRAPTSYDGFHIYIGRDGNTTQTASVDESTHEFFTELSEAGTYSLRVATLSAAGDCEARESAADAGFTFYLGPKGELLRELRQRPRAVTVHLLDSSTAAVSWARSSEAHDGSIVSVVSSTCLKPSPSQRVESNYCSEENSTSAIVGNLTPGAQYRVVVYHTNGPLISPPSEAVIMDIEPTGVQDLAVYPLSPTAVILSWQRPYQVAFRKYVLQTFFFNPVTLSSEWSTYYEIAATASVIASVRVTDLLPAWYYKFRVTMVTWGEPPLTCCDGSTVSFVTAPEAPHISSVDYSHGVLYVRWTYGELFVDLSHSRITHWQVVAVGKKGSERSYSVDVSVWLFADAVALTLSRGLSRLLPSSLACFLLPSLSSFLPPSLASSLACLLPPSLASFLSSRMRPELCRYFCTWQVTRNAMRASLPLPPGDIYNLTVTACTERGRNTSVPGIIKLDPAPPRSVHAVNATHSSVTLLWSEDGVADHYQVLCRASPGGKEVKTGEPRVSGSQALTVSGLMPSSSYNCSVVSVSYSTPSKPAHVTFTTAAKEMNPSVAAISALAILSVLLLGLLLLFLLLLRKKHLQMSRECGAETFVNFASFERDGKLPYNWRRSLFAFLTLLPSCLWTDYLLAFYINPWGKTALKKRKLTSPVQLADFEAYFKELSKDSAYKFSLQFEELKSVGLDLSHDSADLPVNRPKNRYTNILPYDFSRVRLFSLHDDEGDDYINANYIPGYKHAKEYIATQGPLPETRNDFWKMVLQQKSPIVVMLTQCNERRRVKCDHYWPFSDEPVTYGEISVEMLSENESPEWTVRKFRLGYADETRDILHLNYTSWPDHGVPTVNAIESILQFVRIVRQQANKTKEPVVVHCSAGVGRTGTFMALDRLMQHIREHDFVDIMGMVAEMRSHRLSMVQTEEQYVFIHQCVLLMWQKKKQQQQPPLTSDVIYENAGKT, encoded by the exons ATGCTATCAATGAGCAttttgccagccagccagccagccagcggtgAAGGAAGCGCACGGTGTCTTTTGTGTTTCCAGGTCATCGCTGCTTTCCGGGTGCGTGTCAGCGAGGCCGGCCAGATCGCGGCGGACCTGGAGACCTCCGACCTTCGGGAGAACGTCACGGCGTACGCGGCGCAGATCAGCGGGGAGCCTCGGCCCGCCGTGCTCCCGTTCGGGGAGCCCGGCCGGCCCGTGCTCTTCAACGCGTCCTTCCACGGCCTGCGCTACAGCGTGGGCCTGCTGCTACAACGAGGACTGCTCTGGTCCAGACCCGTCGAAAGCGTGTCCCTCCTCACCA GGCCGCTTCCTGTGAGCAGCGTGCACATTTCAGACTACAAGGATTCTCCGGAGACCGGCGTGGTGTTTGACATCGACACTCCCGCGGGCAACCTTTTCAGCAGAGTCAACATCAGCTACAGCGAAGGGAGCGAAAGGCGCTCGATGCTCTACAAAG ACTTCTACGAGGGGAAGACCGTGTTCAAGCACTGGCTACCCGGGGTGTGCTACCGCAACGTCACCTTCCAGCTCATCTCGGAGGCCAGCGCCTACCAGACGGCACAGAGTGACATCACCCACATGCCCGTGCATCACAGGACGG TGCCGTACCCTCCCCTCGACATCTCGTGGAGCGTCGTGGACCTGAGCCAAAGCCCGACGCGGGAAAGCCGACCGGCCGCGATCGGCAGACGCTCCCGCGACGTCCCTGGCACGCAAGAGGAGGAGCCGAAGACTTCCGAGGAGCCGCCGCTGGCACGCAATCGGAGCGCCGGCGCAGAGAGCACGGACGCTCGCGACCGTTGGCCGGACTCCGCCGCCGAAACCTCCGCCGGCAGCGAGGACGAGTTTGTCAACGGCGAGGCCCTCGAGTACGAGGACTCCAACGACGCGGGGTCGGCGATGGCTCTCCCCGCAGAGTCTTTGGTCCTGCCGGCTAAGATGTTCCCCGTCCTGCTGGAACTGCGCTGGCTGCCTCCCAGAGCGCCCACCAGCTACGACGGCTTCCACATCTACATTGGAAGAGACG GTAACACCACTCAGACGGCCAGCGTGGACGAAAGCACTCACGAGTTCTTTACGGAGCTGAGCGAGGCGGGAACGTACAGCCTGCGAGTCGCCACCCTCAGCGCGGCGGGAGACTGCGAGGCCAGAGAGAGCGCGGCCGATGCCGGATTCACCTTCTACCTCG GTCCCAAGGGCGAGCTTCTGCGTGAGCTGCGGCAGCGTCCGCGAGCGGTCACCGTGCacctgctggactccagcacggCCGCCGTGTCCTGGGCCCGGAGCTCGGAGGCCCACGACGGCAGCATCGTGTCCGTGGTGTCCAGCACCTGCCTGAAGCCCAGCCCGAGTCAAAGGGTGGAGAGCAACTACTGCAGCGAG GAAAACTCAACCAGCGCCATCGTGGGCAACCTGACGCCGGGGGCTCAGTACCGGGTGGTGGTCTACCACACCAACGGACCCCTGATCAGTCCTCCCTCAGAAGCCGTCATCATGGATATCG AGCCCACGGGCGTGCAAGACCTGGCCGTGTACCCACTGAGCCCCACGGCGGTCATCTTGAGCTGGCAGCGCCCGTATCAGGTGGCCTTCCGCAAGTACGTCCTCCAGACCTTCTTCTTCAACCCCGTCACGCTGAGCTCCGAGTGGAGCACCTACTACGAGATCGCCGCCACCGCCTCCGTCATAGCGTCGGTG AGGGTAACCGATCTGCTGCCAGCTTGGTACTATAAGTTCCGCGTGACCATGGTGACGTGGGGCGAGCCGCCGCTCACTTGCTGCGACGGCTCCACCGTCAGCTTTGTCACAG CTCCCGAGGCGCCGCACATCTCTTCGGTGGATTACTCCCACGGAGTCCTGTATGTGCGCTGGACGTACGGCGAGCTCTTTGTGGACCTGTCGCACTCCAGGATCACGCACTGGCAGGTCGTGGCGGTCGGCAAGAAAGGTTCCGAGAGGAGCTACTCGGTAGACGTGAGTGTCTGGCTGTTTGCTGACGCTGTCGCGTTGACGCTGTCGCGTGGCCTCTCTCGcttgcttccttcctccctcgctTGCTTCCTTCTTCCCTCgctttcttccttcctccctccctcgcttgcTTCCTCCCtcgcttgcttgcttcctccctccctcgcttccTTCCTGAGCTCTCGTATGCGTCCAGAACTCTGTCGATACTTTTGCACTTGGCAGGTGACTCGAAATGCGATGCGGGCCAGCCTGCCTCTGCCGCCCGGCGACATCTACAACCTGACGGTGACGGCGTGCACCGAGCGCGGCCGCAACACGTCCGTTCCCGGCATCATCAAACTGG ATCCGGCCCCTCCCAGGTCCGTGCACGCCGTCAACGCCACGCACTCGTCGGTGACTCTGCTGTGGAGCGAGGATGGCGTGGCGGATCACTATCAGGTGCTCTGCAGAGCCAGCCCGGGCGGAAAGGAGGTGAAG ACCGGAGAGCCTCGGGTGTCCGGCTCGCAGGCGCTGACCGTTTCCGGCCTGATGCCCTCGTCTAGCTACAACTGCAGCGTGGTCAGCGTCAGCTACAGCACGCCCAGCAAGCCCGCCCACGTCACCTTCACCACCGCCG CCAAAGAGATGAACCCCAGCGTGGCGGCCATCTCGGCCTTGGCCATCCTGAGCGTCCTGCTGCTCGGCCTGCTGCTTCTCTTCTTGCTGCTTCTCCGCAAGAAGCACCTGCAGATGAGCAG GGAGTGCGGCGCCGAGACCTTTGTCAACTTTGCTTCGTTCGAAAGGGACGGGAAGCTGCCTTACAACTG GCGACGAAGCCTCTTTGCCTTCCTTACCCTTCTGCCATCCTGCCTTTGGACTGACTATCTTTTGGCTTTTTATATTAATCCATG GGGCAAGACGGCCTTAAAGAAGCGCAAGCTGACCAG TCCCGTGCAACTGGCAGACTTTGAGGCCTACTTCAAGGAGCTGAGCAAAGACTCGGCCTACAAGTTCTCTCTGCAGTTTGAG GAGCTGAAGAGCGTAGGCCTGGACCTTTCCCACGACTCCGCCGACCTGCCCGTCAACAGGCCCAAGAACCGATACACCAACATCCTTCCCT ACGACTTCAGCCGGGTGCGGCTCTTTTCCCTGCACGACGACGAAGGCGACGATTACATCAATGCCAACTACATTCCG ggctACAAACACGCCAAAGAGTACATCGCCACGCAAGGCCCTCTGCCGGAAACGCGCAACGACTTTTGGAAGATGGTCCTGCAGCAGAAGTCGCCCATCGTCGTCATGCTGACACAGTGCAACGAGCGGCGGCGG GTCAAGTGCGACCACTACTGGCCCTTCAGCGACGAGCCCGTCACGTACGGCGAGATCAGCGTGGAGATGCTCTCGGAAAACGAGTCGCCCGAGTGGACAGTCAGGAAGTTCCGGCTGGGATAC GCGGACGAGACTCGGGACATCCTGCATCTGAACTACACCTCGTGGCCGGACCACGGCGTTCCCACGGTCAACGCCATCGAGAGCATCCTGCAGTTTGTCCGCATCGTGCGGCAGCAGgccaacaagaccaaggagcccGTCGTAGTCCACTGCAG CGCCGGCGTGGGCAGAACCGGCACCTTCATGGCCCTGGACCGCCTGATGCAGCACATCCGGGAGCACGATTTTGTCGACATCATGGGAATGGTGGCGGAGATGCGCTCCCACCGCCTTTCCATGGTCCAGACGGAGGAGCAGTACGTGTTCATCCACCAGTGCGTCTTGCTCATGTggcagaagaagaagcagcagcagcagccgccgctCACCTCCGACGTCATCTACGAGAACGCCGGCAAGACATAA
- the ptpro gene encoding receptor-type tyrosine-protein phosphatase O isoform X9 translates to MLSMSILPASQPASGEGSARCLLCFQVIAAFRVRVSEAGQIAADLETSDLRENVTAYAAQISGEPRPAVLPFGEPGRPVLFNASFHGLRYSVGLLLQRGLLWSRPVESVSLLTRPLPVSSVHISDYKDSPETGVVFDIDTPAGNLFSRVNISYSEGSERRSMLYKDFYEGKTVFKHWLPGVCYRNVTFQLISEASAYQTAQSDITHMPVHHRTVPYPPLDISWSVVDLSQSPTRESRPAAIGRRSRDVPGTQEEEPKTSEEPPLARNRSAGAESTDARDRWPDSAAETSAGSEDEFVNGEALEYEDSNDAGSAMALPAESLVLPAKMFPVLLELRWLPPRAPTSYDGFHIYIGRDGNTTQTASVDESTHEFFTELSEAGTYSLRVATLSAAGDCEARESAADAGFTFYLGPKGELLRELRQRPRAVTVHLLDSSTAAVSWARSSEAHDGSIVSVVSSTCLKPSPSQRVESNYCSEENSTSAIVGNLTPGAQYRVVVYHTNGPLISPPSEAVIMDIEPTGVQDLAVYPLSPTAVILSWQRPYQVAFRKYVLQTFFFNPVTLSSEWSTYYEIAATASVIASVRVTDLLPAWYYKFRVTMVTWGEPPLTCCDGSTVSFVTAPEAPHISSVDYSHGVLYVRWTYGELFVDLSHSRITHWQVVAVGKKGSERSYSVDVSVWLFADAVALTLSRGLSRLLPSSLACFLLPSLSSFLPPSLASSLACLLPPSLASFLSSRMRPELCRYFCTWQVTRNAMRASLPLPPGDIYNLTVTACTERGRNTSVPGIIKLDPAPPRSVHAVNATHSSVTLLWSEDGVADHYQVLCRASPGGKEVKTGEPRVSGSQALTVSGLMPSSSYNCSVVSVSYSTPSKPAHVTFTTAAKEMNPSVAAISALAILSVLLLGLLLLFLLLLRKKHLQMSRECGAETFVNFASFERDGKLPYNWGKTALKKRKLTSPVQLADFEAYFKELSKDSAYKFSLQFEELKSVGLDLSHDSADLPVNRPKNRYTNILPYDFSRVRLFSLHDDEGDDYINANYIPGYKHAKEYIATQGPLPETRNDFWKMVLQQKSPIVVMLTQCNERRRVKCDHYWPFSDEPVTYGEISVEMLSENESPEWTVRKFRLGYADETRDILHLNYTSWPDHGVPTVNAIESILQFVRIVRQQANKTKEPVVVHCSAGVGRTGTFMALDRLMQHIREHDFVDIMGMVAEMRSHRLSMVQTEEQYVFIHQCVLLMWQKKKQQQQPPLTSDVIYENAGKT, encoded by the exons ATGCTATCAATGAGCAttttgccagccagccagccagccagcggtgAAGGAAGCGCACGGTGTCTTTTGTGTTTCCAGGTCATCGCTGCTTTCCGGGTGCGTGTCAGCGAGGCCGGCCAGATCGCGGCGGACCTGGAGACCTCCGACCTTCGGGAGAACGTCACGGCGTACGCGGCGCAGATCAGCGGGGAGCCTCGGCCCGCCGTGCTCCCGTTCGGGGAGCCCGGCCGGCCCGTGCTCTTCAACGCGTCCTTCCACGGCCTGCGCTACAGCGTGGGCCTGCTGCTACAACGAGGACTGCTCTGGTCCAGACCCGTCGAAAGCGTGTCCCTCCTCACCA GGCCGCTTCCTGTGAGCAGCGTGCACATTTCAGACTACAAGGATTCTCCGGAGACCGGCGTGGTGTTTGACATCGACACTCCCGCGGGCAACCTTTTCAGCAGAGTCAACATCAGCTACAGCGAAGGGAGCGAAAGGCGCTCGATGCTCTACAAAG ACTTCTACGAGGGGAAGACCGTGTTCAAGCACTGGCTACCCGGGGTGTGCTACCGCAACGTCACCTTCCAGCTCATCTCGGAGGCCAGCGCCTACCAGACGGCACAGAGTGACATCACCCACATGCCCGTGCATCACAGGACGG TGCCGTACCCTCCCCTCGACATCTCGTGGAGCGTCGTGGACCTGAGCCAAAGCCCGACGCGGGAAAGCCGACCGGCCGCGATCGGCAGACGCTCCCGCGACGTCCCTGGCACGCAAGAGGAGGAGCCGAAGACTTCCGAGGAGCCGCCGCTGGCACGCAATCGGAGCGCCGGCGCAGAGAGCACGGACGCTCGCGACCGTTGGCCGGACTCCGCCGCCGAAACCTCCGCCGGCAGCGAGGACGAGTTTGTCAACGGCGAGGCCCTCGAGTACGAGGACTCCAACGACGCGGGGTCGGCGATGGCTCTCCCCGCAGAGTCTTTGGTCCTGCCGGCTAAGATGTTCCCCGTCCTGCTGGAACTGCGCTGGCTGCCTCCCAGAGCGCCCACCAGCTACGACGGCTTCCACATCTACATTGGAAGAGACG GTAACACCACTCAGACGGCCAGCGTGGACGAAAGCACTCACGAGTTCTTTACGGAGCTGAGCGAGGCGGGAACGTACAGCCTGCGAGTCGCCACCCTCAGCGCGGCGGGAGACTGCGAGGCCAGAGAGAGCGCGGCCGATGCCGGATTCACCTTCTACCTCG GTCCCAAGGGCGAGCTTCTGCGTGAGCTGCGGCAGCGTCCGCGAGCGGTCACCGTGCacctgctggactccagcacggCCGCCGTGTCCTGGGCCCGGAGCTCGGAGGCCCACGACGGCAGCATCGTGTCCGTGGTGTCCAGCACCTGCCTGAAGCCCAGCCCGAGTCAAAGGGTGGAGAGCAACTACTGCAGCGAG GAAAACTCAACCAGCGCCATCGTGGGCAACCTGACGCCGGGGGCTCAGTACCGGGTGGTGGTCTACCACACCAACGGACCCCTGATCAGTCCTCCCTCAGAAGCCGTCATCATGGATATCG AGCCCACGGGCGTGCAAGACCTGGCCGTGTACCCACTGAGCCCCACGGCGGTCATCTTGAGCTGGCAGCGCCCGTATCAGGTGGCCTTCCGCAAGTACGTCCTCCAGACCTTCTTCTTCAACCCCGTCACGCTGAGCTCCGAGTGGAGCACCTACTACGAGATCGCCGCCACCGCCTCCGTCATAGCGTCGGTG AGGGTAACCGATCTGCTGCCAGCTTGGTACTATAAGTTCCGCGTGACCATGGTGACGTGGGGCGAGCCGCCGCTCACTTGCTGCGACGGCTCCACCGTCAGCTTTGTCACAG CTCCCGAGGCGCCGCACATCTCTTCGGTGGATTACTCCCACGGAGTCCTGTATGTGCGCTGGACGTACGGCGAGCTCTTTGTGGACCTGTCGCACTCCAGGATCACGCACTGGCAGGTCGTGGCGGTCGGCAAGAAAGGTTCCGAGAGGAGCTACTCGGTAGACGTGAGTGTCTGGCTGTTTGCTGACGCTGTCGCGTTGACGCTGTCGCGTGGCCTCTCTCGcttgcttccttcctccctcgctTGCTTCCTTCTTCCCTCgctttcttccttcctccctccctcgcttgcTTCCTCCCtcgcttgcttgcttcctccctccctcgcttccTTCCTGAGCTCTCGTATGCGTCCAGAACTCTGTCGATACTTTTGCACTTGGCAGGTGACTCGAAATGCGATGCGGGCCAGCCTGCCTCTGCCGCCCGGCGACATCTACAACCTGACGGTGACGGCGTGCACCGAGCGCGGCCGCAACACGTCCGTTCCCGGCATCATCAAACTGG ATCCGGCCCCTCCCAGGTCCGTGCACGCCGTCAACGCCACGCACTCGTCGGTGACTCTGCTGTGGAGCGAGGATGGCGTGGCGGATCACTATCAGGTGCTCTGCAGAGCCAGCCCGGGCGGAAAGGAGGTGAAG ACCGGAGAGCCTCGGGTGTCCGGCTCGCAGGCGCTGACCGTTTCCGGCCTGATGCCCTCGTCTAGCTACAACTGCAGCGTGGTCAGCGTCAGCTACAGCACGCCCAGCAAGCCCGCCCACGTCACCTTCACCACCGCCG CCAAAGAGATGAACCCCAGCGTGGCGGCCATCTCGGCCTTGGCCATCCTGAGCGTCCTGCTGCTCGGCCTGCTGCTTCTCTTCTTGCTGCTTCTCCGCAAGAAGCACCTGCAGATGAGCAG GGAGTGCGGCGCCGAGACCTTTGTCAACTTTGCTTCGTTCGAAAGGGACGGGAAGCTGCCTTACAACTG GGGCAAGACGGCCTTAAAGAAGCGCAAGCTGACCAG TCCCGTGCAACTGGCAGACTTTGAGGCCTACTTCAAGGAGCTGAGCAAAGACTCGGCCTACAAGTTCTCTCTGCAGTTTGAG GAGCTGAAGAGCGTAGGCCTGGACCTTTCCCACGACTCCGCCGACCTGCCCGTCAACAGGCCCAAGAACCGATACACCAACATCCTTCCCT ACGACTTCAGCCGGGTGCGGCTCTTTTCCCTGCACGACGACGAAGGCGACGATTACATCAATGCCAACTACATTCCG ggctACAAACACGCCAAAGAGTACATCGCCACGCAAGGCCCTCTGCCGGAAACGCGCAACGACTTTTGGAAGATGGTCCTGCAGCAGAAGTCGCCCATCGTCGTCATGCTGACACAGTGCAACGAGCGGCGGCGG GTCAAGTGCGACCACTACTGGCCCTTCAGCGACGAGCCCGTCACGTACGGCGAGATCAGCGTGGAGATGCTCTCGGAAAACGAGTCGCCCGAGTGGACAGTCAGGAAGTTCCGGCTGGGATAC GCGGACGAGACTCGGGACATCCTGCATCTGAACTACACCTCGTGGCCGGACCACGGCGTTCCCACGGTCAACGCCATCGAGAGCATCCTGCAGTTTGTCCGCATCGTGCGGCAGCAGgccaacaagaccaaggagcccGTCGTAGTCCACTGCAG CGCCGGCGTGGGCAGAACCGGCACCTTCATGGCCCTGGACCGCCTGATGCAGCACATCCGGGAGCACGATTTTGTCGACATCATGGGAATGGTGGCGGAGATGCGCTCCCACCGCCTTTCCATGGTCCAGACGGAGGAGCAGTACGTGTTCATCCACCAGTGCGTCTTGCTCATGTggcagaagaagaagcagcagcagcagccgccgctCACCTCCGACGTCATCTACGAGAACGCCGGCAAGACATAA